Proteins encoded by one window of Homo sapiens chromosome 6 genomic scaffold, GRCh38.p14 alternate locus group ALT_REF_LOCI_6 HSCHR6_MHC_QBL_CTG1:
- the RPP21 gene encoding ribonuclease P protein subunit p21 isoform 1 (isoform 1 is encoded by transcript variant 1; The RefSeq protein has 1 substitution compared to this genomic sequence), with the protein MAGPVKDREAFQRLNFLYQAAHCVLAQDPENQALARFYCYTERTIAKRLVLRRPLSSSAPRDPSVKRTLCRGCSSLLVPGLTCTQRQRRCRGQRWTVQTCLTCQRSQRFLNDPGHLLWGDRPEAQLGSQADSKPLQPLPNTAHSISDRLPEEKMQTQGSSNQ; encoded by the exons ATGGCGGGGCCGGTGAAGGACCGCGAGGCCTTCCAGAGGCTCAACTTCCTGTACCAG GCCGCCCATTGTGTCCTTGCCCAGGACCCCGAGAACCAGGCGCTGGCGAGGTTTTACTGCTACACTGAGAGGACCATTGCGAAGCGGCTCGTCTTGCGGCG ACCACTATCCTCCTCCGCCCCCAGGGATCCCTCGGTGAAGAGGACTCTCTGTCGAGGCTGCTCTTCCCTCCTCGTCCCGGGCCTCACCTGCACCCACCGCCAGAGAC GCTGCAGGGGACAGCGCTGGACCGTACAGACCTGCCTAACATGCCAGCGCAGCCAACGCTTCCTCAATGATCCCGGGCATTTACTCTGGGGAGACAGGCCTGAGGCCCAGCTCGGGAGCCAAGCAG ATTCCAAACCACTACAACCCTTGCCAAACACAGCCCACTCCATTTCAGACCGCCTTCCTGAGGAGAAAATGCAGACTCAGGGTTCCAGTAACCAGTGA
- the RPP21 gene encoding ribonuclease P protein subunit p21 isoform 2 (isoform 2 is encoded by transcript variant 2; The RefSeq protein has 1 substitution compared to this genomic sequence), translating to MAGPVKDREAFQRLNFLYQAAHCVLAQDPENQALARFYCYTERTIAKRLVLRRDPSVKRTLCRGCSSLLVPGLTCTQRQRRCRGQRWTVQTCLTCQRSQRFLNDPGHLLWGDRPEAQLGSQADSKPLQPLPNTAHSISDRLPEEKMQTQGSSNQ from the exons ATGGCGGGGCCGGTGAAGGACCGCGAGGCCTTCCAGAGGCTCAACTTCCTGTACCAG GCCGCCCATTGTGTCCTTGCCCAGGACCCCGAGAACCAGGCGCTGGCGAGGTTTTACTGCTACACTGAGAGGACCATTGCGAAGCGGCTCGTCTTGCGGCG GGATCCCTCGGTGAAGAGGACTCTCTGTCGAGGCTGCTCTTCCCTCCTCGTCCCGGGCCTCACCTGCACCCACCGCCAGAGAC GCTGCAGGGGACAGCGCTGGACCGTACAGACCTGCCTAACATGCCAGCGCAGCCAACGCTTCCTCAATGATCCCGGGCATTTACTCTGGGGAGACAGGCCTGAGGCCCAGCTCGGGAGCCAAGCAG ATTCCAAACCACTACAACCCTTGCCAAACACAGCCCACTCCATTTCAGACCGCCTTCCTGAGGAGAAAATGCAGACTCAGGGTTCCAGTAACCAGTGA
- the RPP21 gene encoding ribonuclease P protein subunit p21 isoform 3 (isoform 3 is encoded by transcript variant 3; The RefSeq protein has 1 substitution compared to this genomic sequence): protein MAGPVKDREAFQRLNFLYQAAHCVLAQDPENQALARFYCYTERTIAKRLVLRRDPSVKRTLCRGCSSLLVPGLTCTQRQRRCRGQRWTVQTCLTCQRSQRFLNDPGHLLWGDRPEAQLGSQAGERFQTTTTLAKHSPLHFRPPS from the exons ATGGCGGGGCCGGTGAAGGACCGCGAGGCCTTCCAGAGGCTCAACTTCCTGTACCAG GCCGCCCATTGTGTCCTTGCCCAGGACCCCGAGAACCAGGCGCTGGCGAGGTTTTACTGCTACACTGAGAGGACCATTGCGAAGCGGCTCGTCTTGCGGCG GGATCCCTCGGTGAAGAGGACTCTCTGTCGAGGCTGCTCTTCCCTCCTCGTCCCGGGCCTCACCTGCACCCACCGCCAGAGAC GCTGCAGGGGACAGCGCTGGACCGTACAGACCTGCCTAACATGCCAGCGCAGCCAACGCTTCCTCAATGATCCCGGGCATTTACTCTGGGGAGACAGGCCTGAGGCCCAGCTCGGGAGCCAAGCAGGTGAGAG ATTCCAAACCACTACAACCCTTGCCAAACACAGCCCACTCCATTTCAGACCGCCTTCCTGA